In Chlorocebus sabaeus isolate Y175 chromosome 11, mChlSab1.0.hap1, whole genome shotgun sequence, one DNA window encodes the following:
- the MRPL51 gene encoding large ribosomal subunit protein mL51 has protein sequence MAGSLLSGAGRRLWNWVPLACRSFSLGVPRLIGIRLTLPPPKVVDRWNEKRAMFGVYDNIGILGNFEKHPKELIRGPIWLRGWKGNELQRCIRKKKMVGSRMFADDLHNLNKRIRYLYKHFNRHGRFR, from the exons ATGGCAGGGAGCCTCTTATCTGGGGCAGGCAGGCGCCTGTGGAACTGGGTGCCTCTGGCGTGCAGAAGCTTCTCTCTTG GTGTGCCGAGATTGATCGGTATAAGGCTCACTCTCCCGCCCCCCAAAGTGGTTGATCGTTGGAACGAGAAGAGGGCCATGTTCGGAGTGTATGACAACATCGGGATCCTGG GAAACTTTGAAAAGCACCCCAAAGAACTGATCAGGGGGCCCATATGGCTTCGAGGTTGGAAAGGGAATGAATTGCAACGTTGTATCCGAAAGAAGAAAATGGTTGGAAGTAGAATGTTCGCTGATGACCTGCACAACCTTAATAAACGCATCCGCTATCTCTACAAACACTTTAACCGACATGGGAGGTTTCGGTAG